A single genomic interval of Streptomyces sp. NBC_01296 harbors:
- a CDS encoding beta-ketoacyl synthase N-terminal-like domain-containing protein — protein sequence MSSATAMVAAEEVASRHALGRTAALAVTAVGVATPAGLDPVELARAVLAGRQGSADTEGLGDEALPPRGARVVPELQNAFAEHIGRKGNRHLDRTTRLGLLACQFALEGHTGPVGPRTGVVLGTSTGSIRSSSEYSMETLRQDRPYLVNPSLFPNTVMNCAAGQIAIRHGLKGVNATLAGGHLAGVQALRYARNALRQGHADRLLVGGVEEYCAQSAWGWHRSGALGIDAPVGEGAAFLMIEPAAAVHAAGRRGLARILACETAFAGGRGLGDALAAVIGAALVRSGKDPAEVQAVSLGSTGQRGLELVEQRAVRAALGGRLPQRVIRVKDTVGECFSSGGALQIAALLGAWQDQGAAAAGETAVVTAVSQEGQVGCVVLDTNELGTGELGAGGLGD from the coding sequence ATGAGCAGCGCCACGGCCATGGTCGCCGCGGAGGAGGTCGCGTCGCGGCACGCCCTCGGCCGGACGGCGGCGCTCGCCGTCACCGCGGTCGGCGTCGCGACGCCGGCCGGCCTCGACCCGGTGGAGCTCGCCCGCGCCGTGCTCGCCGGGCGTCAGGGCTCCGCGGACACGGAGGGCCTCGGTGACGAGGCGCTGCCGCCGCGGGGGGCCCGCGTGGTTCCGGAGCTGCAGAACGCGTTCGCAGAGCACATCGGCCGCAAGGGCAACCGGCACCTGGACCGGACCACCCGGCTCGGGCTGCTCGCCTGCCAGTTCGCCCTGGAGGGGCACACCGGGCCGGTGGGTCCCCGTACCGGGGTGGTGCTCGGCACCAGCACGGGCAGCATCCGCAGCTCCAGCGAGTACTCGATGGAGACGCTCCGTCAGGATCGCCCGTACCTGGTGAACCCGAGTCTGTTCCCCAACACGGTCATGAACTGCGCGGCGGGCCAGATCGCGATCCGGCACGGCCTGAAGGGTGTGAACGCCACGCTCGCGGGCGGCCACCTCGCCGGGGTGCAGGCCTTGCGCTACGCCCGCAACGCCCTGCGGCAGGGGCATGCAGACCGTCTCCTGGTCGGCGGTGTCGAGGAGTACTGCGCGCAGAGCGCGTGGGGCTGGCACCGCTCGGGCGCGCTCGGCATCGACGCCCCGGTGGGCGAGGGAGCGGCGTTCCTGATGATCGAGCCGGCCGCGGCGGTGCACGCGGCGGGCCGCCGGGGTCTCGCCCGGATCCTGGCCTGTGAGACCGCTTTCGCCGGCGGGCGCGGGCTGGGCGACGCGCTGGCCGCCGTGATCGGCGCCGCGCTGGTCCGCAGCGGGAAGGACCCGGCCGAGGTGCAGGCCGTGTCCCTCGGCTCCACGGGCCAGAGGGGTCTGGAGCTCGTCGAGCAGCGCGCCGTACGCGCGGCGCTGGGCGGGCGGCTTCCGCAGCGGGTCATCCGGGTCAAGGACACCGTCGGTGAGTGCTTCAGCTCGGGCGGCGCGCTCCAGATCGCGGCGCTGCTCGGTGCATGGCAGGACCAGGGTGCGGCCGCCGCGGGCGAGACCGCGGTGGTGACGGCGGTGTCCCAGGAGGGCCAGGTCGGGTGCGTGGTCCTCGACACCAATGAGCTCGGTACCGGTGAGCTCGGCGCCGGTGGGCTCGGCGACTGA
- a CDS encoding alpha/beta fold hydrolase, which yields MPAQRGSPSGASWKQYADREFDGETLRIWERPTDDPHAPRIALVHGFEESRQSWEPLTAHLSPDLRLYALDLPWRNGSQHRWASGGTSPAWLERALSLLPGRPDLIVAHSYGATTLLDLLTRRVEAARVPSVLVAPVFRPDDRPMDPGFFDEAVQRFRGVLADGLRAQMGPRAQTVPVDILASMADKVRERVEPHGFLQFYATLARCPDLRLEDVDVPVLMISGTRDPSAPPQAVDALRSRIPHFSLHQDPGFSHFCQLQQPGPVAEAITAQLTRLGLRPIEEEANHA from the coding sequence GTGCCGGCACAACGAGGCTCACCGTCCGGGGCCTCCTGGAAGCAGTACGCGGACCGTGAGTTCGACGGTGAGACGCTGCGCATCTGGGAGCGCCCCACCGACGACCCGCACGCACCGCGCATCGCTCTGGTGCACGGGTTCGAGGAGAGCCGGCAGAGCTGGGAGCCGCTCACCGCACACCTGTCCCCGGATCTGCGCCTGTACGCCCTGGACCTTCCCTGGCGCAACGGATCGCAGCACCGGTGGGCGAGCGGCGGGACCTCCCCGGCCTGGCTGGAACGCGCCCTGTCGCTCCTGCCCGGACGGCCGGACCTGATCGTGGCGCACTCCTACGGGGCGACCACCCTGCTCGACCTGCTGACCCGGCGGGTCGAAGCCGCCCGGGTCCCGTCCGTGCTGGTCGCGCCGGTCTTCCGGCCGGACGACCGCCCGATGGACCCCGGCTTCTTCGACGAGGCGGTCCAGCGCTTCCGCGGGGTGCTCGCCGACGGGCTCCGCGCCCAGATGGGGCCGCGTGCGCAGACCGTTCCCGTGGACATCCTCGCCTCCATGGCGGACAAGGTCCGCGAACGGGTGGAGCCGCACGGCTTCCTCCAGTTCTACGCGACCCTCGCGCGCTGCCCTGACCTGCGGCTTGAGGACGTCGACGTACCCGTACTGATGATCAGCGGAACTCGCGATCCGTCCGCTCCCCCGCAGGCCGTCGACGCGCTCCGCTCGCGCATCCCGCACTTCTCCCTCCATCAGGACCCCGGCTTCAGTCACTTCTGTCAGTTGCAGCAGCCGGGCCCGGTGGCAGAGGCGATCACCGCCCAGCTCACCCGGCTGGGTCTGCGCCCCATCGAAGAGGAAGCGAACCACGCATGA
- a CDS encoding AfsR/SARP family transcriptional regulator — MDISVLGSLLAHIKGVDVTPTATKQAKLLALLALHRGRLVSLTECTEELWAGQAPRSASAAIHTYIGKLRALATTGAPATDPRVVIVTRPGGYQLNPELTQVDSDEFERLAERGHRAVAAGDDAAAATRFRQALALWRGPALADLATGPLLTIRARELEERRRAVLDRCINAELRLGRHYELLGELFTHAAGDPTHEQMHAHLMLALYRAGRRVEALEIYRDLRNELSGRFGLEPSPHIHALYRAVLNSDQSLRRPTPTTTPDKPLAAQTAS, encoded by the coding sequence ATGGATATCTCGGTGCTGGGTTCGTTACTTGCGCATATCAAGGGAGTCGATGTCACCCCGACGGCAACGAAACAGGCCAAACTGCTCGCCCTGCTGGCCCTCCACCGCGGCCGCCTGGTGTCCCTCACGGAATGTACCGAGGAACTCTGGGCCGGGCAGGCTCCGCGCAGCGCGAGCGCAGCCATCCACACCTACATAGGCAAACTTCGCGCACTCGCCACGACAGGCGCGCCCGCCACCGACCCAAGAGTCGTGATCGTCACACGGCCCGGCGGCTACCAGCTCAACCCGGAACTCACCCAGGTCGACTCCGACGAGTTCGAGCGCCTGGCCGAGCGCGGCCACCGCGCGGTCGCAGCCGGCGACGACGCCGCGGCCGCAACCCGGTTCCGCCAGGCCCTCGCCCTGTGGCGCGGCCCGGCCCTCGCCGACCTGGCGACCGGACCGCTGCTGACCATCCGCGCGAGGGAACTGGAAGAGCGCCGCCGGGCCGTACTCGACCGCTGCATCAACGCCGAACTCCGACTGGGACGGCACTACGAACTCCTGGGCGAACTGTTCACCCACGCGGCTGGAGACCCCACCCACGAGCAGATGCACGCCCACCTCATGCTGGCCCTCTACCGCGCCGGGCGCCGCGTGGAAGCCCTGGAGATCTACCGCGACCTGCGCAACGAGCTCTCGGGCCGCTTCGGCCTCGAACCCTCTCCCCACATCCACGCCCTCTACCGGGCGGTCCTCAACTCCGACCAGTCCCTCCGCAGACCCACCCCGACCACCACCCCCGACAAGCCCCTCGCCGCCCAGACCGCCTCCTGA
- a CDS encoding RNA polymerase sigma factor: MMLTQSRPAPVLRELTDVPEQDPGQLVARCLAGSQEAWTALVERYARLVWTVARSHRLSDSDCEEVFQLTWLRVHQNLARMHTPERFPAWLTTCARRESLRQYERTVRYVPVEDMTTLDRDRDRRTESGPEEALLERESRAEIRAALARLSERDQALLALVSADPAPSYDEVSLRLGIARGSVGPLRGRALRRLAGQLDRERERQAESASARGTHAGWTEPPEGAGQALI, encoded by the coding sequence ATGATGTTGACGCAGTCGCGACCCGCGCCTGTCCTCCGTGAGCTCACGGACGTACCGGAGCAGGATCCGGGGCAGCTGGTCGCACGCTGTCTGGCCGGCTCCCAGGAGGCGTGGACGGCGCTCGTGGAGAGGTACGCACGGCTGGTCTGGACGGTTGCCCGGTCCCACCGGCTGAGCGACTCCGACTGCGAGGAGGTCTTCCAGCTGACCTGGCTGCGCGTGCACCAGAACCTGGCCCGCATGCACACCCCGGAGCGGTTCCCCGCCTGGCTGACGACGTGCGCGCGGCGCGAGAGCCTGCGCCAGTACGAACGCACGGTGCGCTACGTGCCCGTCGAGGACATGACCACCCTGGACCGGGACCGGGACCGGCGCACGGAGTCCGGTCCTGAGGAGGCGCTGCTCGAGCGGGAGAGCCGCGCCGAGATCCGTGCCGCGCTGGCCCGATTGTCCGAGCGGGACCAGGCGCTGCTCGCGCTGGTCAGCGCCGATCCGGCGCCCAGCTACGACGAGGTGAGCCTGCGCCTCGGCATAGCCCGCGGTTCGGTGGGGCCGCTGCGCGGTCGGGCGCTGCGCCGGCTGGCCGGGCAACTGGACCGGGAGCGGGAGCGTCAGGCGGAATCCGCTTCGGCCCGGGGGACGCATGCCGGGTGGACCGAGCCGCCCGAGGGCGCGGGCCAGGCACTGATCTGA
- a CDS encoding beta-ketoacyl-[acyl-carrier-protein] synthase family protein → MSEPGTRRVVVTGLGAVSSAGIGAAEFTAAIRAGAPTTSEISSFDTTGFPHVHAGEVKDFEPREWLRRIDPGQWGRSSQFAASAARLAVADAGLAEEDLAAARAGSVMGTTSGESAVIEELVAEWAADSLKSMTPGRVAAAPAGRIAAAVNHELGLTGEALTLATACSASNYALGYAYDMVAGGDADYMLAGGADSLNRWAHAGFFRLGALAEEVCRPFDVDRSGILTAEGGVALLLEPYERAVARGARMYAEVLGYSVNCDAEHMVHPDPTSIAACIRDAHRNAGVTPEQIDYICAHGTGTRTNDATEVAAAREVFGDRIPPISSIKSIIGHTMGAASGFGALICCQALYEGFLPPTANVEQVDPALGAGVDPVPGSARPARPQVVENHGFAFGGNNAITILGRVS, encoded by the coding sequence ATGTCTGAGCCGGGCACCCGCAGGGTCGTGGTCACCGGGCTCGGCGCGGTCAGCAGCGCCGGCATCGGAGCCGCCGAGTTCACGGCGGCGATCCGGGCGGGAGCGCCCACGACCTCGGAGATCAGCAGCTTCGACACCACCGGGTTCCCGCACGTCCACGCGGGTGAGGTGAAGGACTTCGAGCCCCGCGAGTGGCTGCGCCGCATCGACCCCGGCCAGTGGGGCCGCAGCAGCCAGTTCGCGGCGTCCGCGGCGCGACTGGCAGTCGCCGACGCCGGGCTGGCGGAGGAGGACCTCGCGGCGGCCCGGGCGGGTTCGGTCATGGGGACGACGAGCGGTGAGTCCGCCGTGATCGAGGAACTCGTCGCCGAATGGGCGGCCGACAGCCTCAAGTCAATGACTCCGGGGCGGGTGGCCGCGGCCCCCGCCGGGCGCATCGCCGCCGCGGTCAACCACGAGCTCGGCCTGACCGGGGAGGCGCTGACGCTGGCCACCGCATGCTCGGCCAGCAACTACGCGCTCGGTTACGCCTACGACATGGTCGCGGGCGGCGACGCCGACTACATGCTGGCCGGCGGCGCGGATTCGCTGAACCGCTGGGCTCATGCCGGATTCTTCCGGCTGGGCGCGCTCGCGGAGGAGGTGTGCCGCCCCTTCGACGTGGACCGCAGCGGCATCCTGACGGCCGAGGGCGGGGTCGCCCTACTGCTGGAGCCGTACGAACGGGCCGTCGCCCGGGGCGCCCGGATGTACGCGGAAGTGCTCGGCTACAGCGTGAACTGCGACGCCGAGCACATGGTGCACCCCGACCCGACCAGCATCGCCGCCTGCATCCGGGACGCGCACCGCAACGCGGGCGTCACCCCGGAGCAGATCGACTACATCTGCGCGCACGGCACCGGCACCCGCACCAACGACGCCACCGAGGTGGCCGCGGCCCGCGAGGTGTTCGGCGACCGCATACCGCCGATCAGCTCCATCAAGTCGATCATCGGTCACACCATGGGCGCGGCCAGCGGCTTCGGCGCGCTGATCTGCTGCCAGGCCCTGTACGAGGGCTTCCTGCCGCCCACCGCGAACGTCGAACAGGTGGACCCGGCGCTCGGTGCGGGCGTGGACCCCGTACCGGGCAGTGCGCGGCCGGCCAGGCCGCAGGTCGTGGAGAACCACGGGTTCGCGTTCGGCGGCAACAACGCCATCACCATCCTCGGGAGAGTCTCATGA
- the mobF gene encoding MobF family relaxase produces the protein MTVDIRVVRAGQMYRYYLRQVVVGDGRRPARTPLREAQEQAGVPAGRWMGRGLAVLGLTPGEEVTESQLRNLFGERGRHPYADRIEAEELAAGKSPKAAVKAGALGRRVTVTGFDLVFRPQPTIYLLWALGDEETRQVIEAAHERAIVRVLEWIEDEVAVIRYGKDGIYRVRPPGGLVAARFRHYEARSGMPLLHDHLLLSVKGQRLDGKWGSIHTTALHEATVCASALYNELVAAEVCEALGLATEPRIVTPGRRPVMEIAGVPHELIRWTSRRSDQIAACLEELEHEYVTAVDDDGELKFLPVVSERARAKLNAMAARKTRPPKQKTLPLAQLRAWWKTSAILTSGVAADVPRVPGIADEAHRPVDCAGRLRRRSGRRGACRGWWSGWVCGGTGRS, from the coding sequence ATGACAGTGGATATCAGGGTCGTCCGGGCCGGTCAGATGTACCGCTACTACCTGCGCCAGGTCGTTGTCGGCGACGGCCGCCGCCCGGCTCGCACGCCGCTGCGCGAGGCCCAGGAGCAAGCCGGTGTCCCGGCCGGGCGATGGATGGGCCGCGGCCTGGCCGTGCTCGGACTGACGCCGGGTGAGGAGGTCACCGAGAGCCAGCTGCGGAACCTGTTTGGCGAGCGGGGCCGGCACCCGTACGCGGACCGCATCGAGGCCGAAGAGCTGGCCGCGGGGAAGTCCCCGAAGGCGGCGGTGAAGGCCGGCGCTCTCGGGCGCCGGGTCACGGTCACCGGGTTCGATCTCGTCTTCCGGCCGCAGCCGACGATCTACCTCCTGTGGGCGCTGGGGGATGAGGAGACCCGGCAGGTGATCGAGGCCGCGCACGAGCGGGCGATCGTACGGGTGCTGGAGTGGATCGAGGACGAGGTCGCGGTGATCCGGTACGGCAAGGACGGCATCTACCGGGTGAGGCCGCCCGGCGGTCTGGTCGCCGCGCGCTTCCGCCACTACGAGGCACGCTCCGGGATGCCGCTGCTCCATGACCATCTGCTGCTGTCGGTGAAGGGACAGCGCCTGGACGGGAAGTGGGGCTCGATCCACACCACGGCCCTGCACGAGGCCACCGTGTGCGCCTCCGCGCTCTACAACGAGCTCGTTGCTGCAGAGGTCTGCGAGGCGCTCGGGCTGGCGACCGAGCCGCGCATCGTCACCCCGGGGCGCCGGCCTGTGATGGAGATTGCCGGGGTGCCGCACGAGCTGATCCGCTGGACCTCCCGGCGCAGCGACCAGATCGCCGCCTGCCTGGAAGAGCTGGAGCACGAGTACGTCACCGCCGTCGACGACGACGGCGAGCTGAAGTTCCTGCCCGTGGTCTCCGAGCGGGCCCGCGCCAAGCTGAACGCCATGGCCGCCCGCAAGACCCGCCCGCCCAAGCAGAAGACCCTGCCGCTCGCGCAGTTGCGCGCTTGGTGGAAGACGAGCGCGATCCTCACCTCCGGGGTGGCCGCCGACGTCCCGCGCGTCCCCGGTATCGCAGACGAGGCACACCGCCCCGTCGACTGCGCCGGGCGCCTCAGGAGGCGGTCTGGGCGGCGAGGGGCTTGTCGGGGGTGGTGGTCGGGGTGGGTCTGCGGAGGGACTGGTCGGAGTTGA
- a CDS encoding NAD(P)/FAD-dependent oxidoreductase codes for MTAPEDRLYDVVISGASIAGCAAAVLLARRGVRVALLERRSDPAAYKVLCTHYLQPCAYPVLDRLGLVPALEKAGAVHNEARWYTRWGWIEPKAAPGEPRLPYAYNVRRSTLDPLIRAHAADTPGVDLLLGHNVTGLLREGGRVAGVKVNGPDGEREIRARLVIGADGKDSAVAKLAELPTRTHENQRFSYFAHFRNLPLKDGITHSWFLEPDVAYAMPNDDGVTIVAVIPDKKRLPAFREDLEGSFMQFVRDLPAAPDIDSAERITKITGTVNYPLQSRKPVGQGVALIGDAAVTGDPLWGVGCGWALESAQWLADAVGPAATGRGDLDGALLAYAKRHRRKLGGHQHLAADYATARPFNPFERLMFSAAARDDAMARHMHMFASRLIGPLRFLNPIALAKASAVNLRYRGAPAHLSHRAS; via the coding sequence ATGACCGCACCCGAAGACCGCCTGTATGACGTCGTCATCAGCGGGGCGAGCATCGCGGGCTGCGCCGCCGCCGTACTGCTCGCCCGGCGTGGCGTGCGGGTCGCCCTGCTGGAACGCCGGTCCGACCCGGCCGCGTACAAGGTGCTGTGCACGCACTACCTCCAGCCCTGTGCCTACCCGGTCCTCGACCGGCTCGGGCTGGTCCCGGCGCTGGAGAAGGCCGGAGCCGTCCACAACGAGGCGCGCTGGTACACCCGGTGGGGGTGGATCGAGCCGAAGGCGGCGCCCGGCGAGCCCAGGCTGCCGTACGCCTACAACGTCCGCCGCAGCACGCTCGACCCGCTGATCCGCGCCCACGCGGCGGACACCCCGGGTGTCGACCTGCTGCTCGGCCACAACGTCACCGGTCTGCTCCGCGAAGGCGGGCGGGTGGCGGGCGTGAAGGTCAACGGGCCGGACGGCGAGCGGGAGATCCGGGCGCGCCTGGTCATCGGCGCCGACGGCAAGGACTCGGCCGTCGCCAAGCTCGCCGAGCTGCCCACGCGTACCCATGAGAACCAGCGCTTCAGCTACTTCGCCCACTTCCGCAACCTGCCCCTGAAGGACGGCATCACCCACTCCTGGTTCCTGGAGCCGGACGTGGCGTACGCGATGCCGAACGACGACGGCGTCACGATCGTCGCCGTCATCCCCGACAAGAAGCGGCTGCCTGCCTTCCGTGAGGACCTGGAGGGCAGCTTCATGCAGTTCGTACGCGACCTGCCCGCAGCGCCCGACATCGACTCCGCCGAACGAATCACCAAGATCACCGGAACGGTCAACTATCCGCTGCAGTCGCGCAAGCCGGTCGGCCAGGGCGTCGCCCTCATCGGGGACGCGGCCGTCACCGGCGATCCCCTCTGGGGTGTCGGCTGCGGCTGGGCGCTGGAGTCCGCCCAGTGGCTGGCCGATGCCGTGGGGCCGGCCGCGACCGGCCGGGGCGATCTCGACGGTGCGCTCCTCGCCTACGCCAAGCGTCACCGGCGCAAGCTCGGCGGCCATCAGCACCTGGCCGCCGACTACGCCACCGCCCGGCCGTTCAACCCCTTCGAGCGGCTGATGTTCTCGGCGGCGGCCCGCGATGACGCGATGGCCCGCCACATGCACATGTTCGCGTCGCGGCTCATCGGGCCGCTGCGCTTCCTCAATCCGATCGCGCTGGCGAAGGCATCCGCGGTCAACCTGCGTTACCGCGGGGCTCCCGCGCACCTGTCGCACCGCGCTTCGTGA
- a CDS encoding pentapeptide repeat-containing protein → MTGTRGIGWLRWIAHRRAARRRHQLRRGRFGARAAAGGNPTQGISLLILSLPGLAALAALLFTWMQVSQTGKELRISEQGQITSRFNAAIGNLGSTSVDVRLGGIYALERIMHDSARDQPTVVSVLSAYVRRRAPLPTGTKSTEGPPPAEIDAVMNVLAGRRPEYDKGLSINLSHTDLSGWTPWYAHGERGISLVGADLTGTDLSDTNFSDAQLRGVYLSEANLRGADLNGADLSGADLGMTNLREASFLDANLSDASFCGYSDPVQCADLTDVMFDNANLTGAVLASADLTKATLCSGNFFIDIRTGRKRGGHCARLRDADLANANLSKVDLSGVDLNGADLSKANLSKANLTGADLTGAKLDGARLDGVRGLPPSLRRAP, encoded by the coding sequence GTGACCGGGACACGTGGCATCGGCTGGCTCCGCTGGATCGCACATCGGCGTGCCGCGAGGCGCAGGCACCAGCTGCGGAGGGGCCGGTTCGGGGCGCGTGCGGCCGCTGGAGGCAACCCGACGCAGGGGATCTCACTGCTGATCCTCAGCCTGCCAGGGCTGGCAGCCCTGGCGGCGCTGCTCTTCACGTGGATGCAGGTGAGCCAGACCGGCAAGGAACTGCGGATCAGCGAGCAGGGCCAAATCACCAGCAGGTTCAACGCAGCGATCGGCAACCTGGGGTCGACCTCGGTGGACGTGCGCCTGGGCGGCATCTACGCGCTGGAACGCATCATGCACGACTCCGCCCGGGACCAGCCGACGGTGGTCTCGGTGCTGTCCGCGTACGTACGGCGGCGCGCTCCACTGCCGACGGGCACCAAGTCGACCGAGGGGCCCCCGCCCGCCGAGATCGACGCGGTGATGAACGTCCTGGCCGGGCGCCGCCCCGAATACGATAAGGGGCTGTCGATCAACTTGAGTCACACCGACCTGAGCGGGTGGACACCTTGGTACGCGCATGGCGAGCGTGGCATCTCCCTGGTGGGTGCGGACCTCACCGGGACCGACCTCAGCGACACCAACTTCAGCGATGCGCAACTTCGCGGCGTCTACCTCTCCGAAGCCAACCTCCGCGGGGCGGACCTGAACGGCGCGGACCTGAGCGGCGCGGACCTGGGCATGACGAATCTTCGCGAAGCGAGTTTCCTCGACGCGAACCTCTCGGACGCGTCCTTCTGCGGCTATTCCGATCCCGTCCAGTGCGCGGACCTGACCGACGTGATGTTCGACAACGCGAACCTGACCGGTGCCGTACTCGCCAGCGCGGACCTGACCAAGGCGACTCTCTGTTCAGGCAATTTCTTCATTGATATTAGGACGGGAAGGAAACGCGGTGGGCATTGCGCTCGCCTGAGAGACGCAGACCTCGCCAATGCGAACCTCTCGAAAGTGGACCTTTCCGGGGTGGACTTGAACGGTGCAGACCTCTCGAAGGCCAACCTCAGCAAGGCCAACCTCACGGGCGCCGACCTCACCGGGGCGAAGCTGGATGGCGCCAGACTGGACGGAGTCCGTGGCCTCCCGCCGTCCCTCCGCCGAGCGCCCTAA
- a CDS encoding 4'-phosphopantetheinyl transferase family protein, whose protein sequence is MTSAHPAPGTGELHTWWLSVPPPGATPRPGLHPSDEDGNGDGDGQRQWQRATRPGRSLHRHRRAFAHAGLRLLLSGYLPASRGEPTPARAACPVCAGPHGRPYVSNDQGLEFSMSHSGDGVLYAFTTGGAVGVDVESGPVLDRTRHTVSRWLAPHELRAIEAAPEGERPAAFLRTWVRREAWLKAAGTGLAHGMGPAPVQVPGGPQIIDLEVPDGYTASAAAPAGTRHIRHRRIPPGRILDTAV, encoded by the coding sequence GTGACCTCCGCGCACCCGGCGCCCGGCACGGGCGAACTGCACACGTGGTGGCTCTCCGTGCCGCCGCCGGGCGCGACCCCACGGCCCGGTCTGCACCCGAGCGACGAAGACGGCAACGGCGACGGCGACGGACAGCGGCAGTGGCAGCGGGCCACCCGGCCGGGCCGGTCCCTGCACCGCCACCGCCGGGCCTTCGCACACGCCGGTCTGCGCCTGCTGCTCTCCGGCTACCTCCCCGCCTCACGCGGGGAGCCGACACCGGCCCGCGCGGCGTGCCCCGTCTGCGCAGGACCCCACGGCCGCCCGTACGTCAGCAACGACCAGGGCCTCGAATTCTCCATGTCCCACTCCGGCGACGGCGTGCTCTACGCCTTCACGACGGGCGGCGCCGTCGGCGTGGACGTGGAATCCGGTCCCGTCCTGGACCGCACGCGGCACACCGTGTCCCGGTGGCTCGCCCCCCACGAGCTCCGCGCCATCGAAGCCGCGCCCGAGGGCGAGCGGCCCGCGGCGTTCCTGCGTACCTGGGTGCGCCGGGAGGCATGGCTCAAGGCCGCCGGAACGGGGCTGGCGCACGGAATGGGGCCCGCGCCCGTCCAGGTGCCGGGCGGGCCGCAGATCATCGATCTCGAAGTCCCCGACGGGTACACGGCCAGTGCCGCCGCCCCCGCCGGCACGCGTCACATCCGCCACAGACGGATACCGCCGGGACGGATACTCGACACGGCGGTATGA
- a CDS encoding acyl carrier protein, protein MSTDTTYALSAEQDTMLREIIIEVLELEAGELTDTSGFIEDHDADSLLAIEILARIEKDLGVVIPQDDLVEMGNLNGVRAVVTRSLAGGSNV, encoded by the coding sequence ATGAGCACCGACACGACCTACGCCCTCTCCGCCGAGCAGGACACCATGCTGCGCGAGATCATCATCGAGGTCCTGGAGCTGGAGGCGGGCGAGCTCACCGACACCAGCGGCTTCATCGAGGACCACGACGCCGACTCGCTGCTGGCCATCGAGATCCTCGCCCGCATCGAGAAGGACCTCGGCGTGGTCATTCCGCAGGACGACCTGGTCGAGATGGGCAACCTCAACGGCGTCCGTGCCGTGGTGACCCGCAGTCTCGCGGGTGGCAGCAATGTCTGA